One window from the genome of Mycobacteriales bacterium encodes:
- a CDS encoding RNA degradosome polyphosphate kinase, protein MSSETDTTDRTGNHPSSDDSGRTPSTDLDDARLPEDRFLNREVSWLDFNGRVLTLAEDRKLPLLERAKFLAIFASNLDEFYMVRVAGLKRRQSMGLSVRSADHLSPREQLARIAERTQALVERQARCFVDDVAPALEEQGIAIVHWQDLGDSEQSRLHVYFGDHLFPVLTPLAVDPAHPFPYISGLSLNLAVTVRDPDGLVDRFARIKVPNNVPRFVAVGSEGEVNAGATSTESANFLPLEDLIAAHLDQLFPGNEIVEHHLFRVTRNADFEVEEDRDEDLLQALERELARRRFGPAVRLEVADTMSPHVLDLLIRELDMSRADVSRVPGLLDVSSLLELYEVDRPELKEEAFVPATPPRLTDGETPKSVFATLREGDVLVHHPYDSFATSVQRFIEQAAADPKVLAIKQTLYRTSGDSPIVDALIDAAEAAKQVVVLVEIKARFDEQANISWARALERAGCHVVYGLVGLKTHCKTALVVRQEDGAIRRYCHIGTGNYNPKTARLYEDFGLLTADPVVGADLTALFNVLTGYSRQTSYRSLLVAPQGVRAGIIERIEREAGHARAGRPASIRIKTNHLVDEETIDSLYRASRAGVAIDLLVRTNCSIRPGVSGLSENIRVRSIVGRFLEHSRIYSFGNDGDPEYWIGSSDLMHRNLDRRVEALVHVTDPSACEQLQSTLDLAMADTTACWELYPDGEWRRHTIADGKALVDYQQVLMRRHTGRGE, encoded by the coding sequence ATGAGCTCTGAGACGGACACCACGGATCGGACCGGGAATCACCCCTCCTCGGACGACAGTGGGCGAACCCCGTCGACGGATCTCGACGACGCGCGACTTCCCGAGGACCGGTTCCTCAACCGCGAGGTGTCGTGGCTGGACTTCAACGGCCGGGTCCTCACACTCGCCGAGGACCGCAAGCTGCCGCTGCTGGAGCGGGCGAAGTTCCTGGCGATCTTCGCCAGCAACCTCGACGAGTTCTACATGGTGCGGGTGGCCGGCCTCAAACGGCGCCAGAGCATGGGCCTTTCCGTGCGATCGGCGGACCACCTCTCGCCCCGCGAACAGCTGGCGCGCATCGCCGAGCGCACCCAGGCACTGGTGGAACGGCAGGCCCGGTGTTTCGTCGACGACGTCGCGCCGGCGCTCGAGGAGCAGGGCATCGCGATCGTGCACTGGCAGGACCTCGGCGACAGCGAGCAGTCCCGGTTGCACGTCTATTTCGGCGACCACCTCTTCCCGGTGCTCACCCCGCTCGCGGTCGACCCGGCACACCCGTTCCCCTACATCAGCGGCCTCTCCCTCAACCTCGCCGTCACCGTGCGCGATCCGGACGGTCTCGTCGACCGATTCGCCCGCATCAAGGTGCCCAACAACGTGCCCCGCTTCGTCGCGGTCGGCAGCGAGGGTGAAGTCAACGCGGGTGCGACCTCCACGGAAAGCGCGAACTTCCTGCCGCTGGAGGACCTGATCGCGGCCCATCTGGACCAGCTGTTCCCGGGCAATGAGATCGTCGAGCACCACCTGTTCCGGGTGACGCGCAACGCCGACTTCGAAGTCGAGGAGGACCGCGACGAAGACCTGCTCCAGGCGCTCGAACGCGAGCTGGCCCGTCGCCGCTTCGGTCCCGCAGTGCGGCTCGAGGTGGCCGACACCATGTCGCCGCACGTGCTGGATCTGCTGATCCGCGAGCTGGACATGAGCCGGGCGGACGTCTCCCGGGTTCCCGGGCTGCTCGACGTGTCGTCGCTGCTGGAGCTCTACGAGGTCGACCGGCCGGAGCTCAAGGAGGAGGCGTTCGTCCCCGCCACGCCCCCGCGGCTCACCGACGGCGAGACGCCCAAGAGCGTCTTCGCGACGCTGCGCGAAGGGGACGTGCTTGTCCACCACCCCTACGATTCCTTCGCCACCAGCGTGCAACGCTTCATCGAGCAGGCCGCGGCCGACCCCAAGGTGCTCGCGATCAAGCAGACGCTCTACCGCACGTCGGGTGACTCCCCGATCGTCGATGCGCTCATCGACGCCGCCGAGGCCGCGAAGCAGGTCGTGGTGCTGGTCGAGATCAAGGCCCGCTTCGACGAGCAGGCGAACATCAGCTGGGCACGCGCACTGGAGCGGGCCGGCTGCCACGTCGTATACGGCCTCGTCGGGCTGAAGACCCACTGCAAGACGGCGCTGGTCGTCCGCCAGGAGGACGGCGCGATCCGCCGCTACTGCCACATCGGCACCGGCAACTACAACCCCAAGACCGCACGCCTCTACGAGGACTTCGGCCTGCTCACCGCCGACCCCGTGGTCGGGGCCGACCTGACGGCGCTGTTCAACGTCCTGACCGGCTACTCCCGTCAGACGTCGTACCGGTCGCTGCTCGTGGCGCCACAGGGCGTGCGGGCCGGCATCATCGAACGGATCGAGCGCGAGGCGGGGCACGCGCGGGCCGGCCGGCCGGCGAGCATCCGCATCAAAACCAACCACCTGGTCGACGAGGAGACCATCGACTCGCTCTACCGGGCATCCCGTGCCGGTGTGGCCATCGACCTGCTCGTCCGCACGAACTGCTCGATCCGCCCCGGTGTGTCCGGGCTGTCGGAAAACATCCGCGTGCGCTCGATCGTCGGCCGCTTTCTCGAACACTCCCGGATCTACTCCTTCGGCAACGACGGCGACCCGGAGTACTGGATCGGCAGTTCCGACCTGATGCACCGCAATCTCGACCGGCGGGTCGAGGCGCTGGTCCACGTCACCGATCCGAGCGCCTGCGAACAACTGCAGTCCACGCTGGACCTCGCCATGGCCGACACCACCGCGTGCTGGGAGCTCTATCCCGACGGCGAATGGCGGCGGCACACCATCGCCGACGGGAAGGCGCTGGTGGACTATCAACAGGTGCTGATGCGGCGCCATACCGGTCGGGGCGAGTAG
- a CDS encoding aminotransferase class I/II-fold pyridoxal phosphate-dependent enzyme, translating into MTDSQPSYGEGTRAVHTPHPPAFEQEPLGLPVYRTASFAFSSANEFAEVLGGRAPGYSYSRVDNPTADAFATAVAALEGHGVDDDIVGQPFASGMAAISSAVMAHVGAGDHVVCAAAVYGGTWSLLANVLSRFGVTASFVEGNDPADYRAAVTDRTRLVWVETIANPTLAVADLPELAAVAHEAGALLGVDSTFATPVLCRPLEHGADMVMHSATKYLGGHGDVTGGVVVGRRDVIDPVRHLRIDLGGALSPDDAFLLHRGVSTLPLRVSRHSASAMVLAEALATHPAVARVHYPGLSSHRDHPLATKIFDAGRFGGMVSVDPHGDRDAGILLCDRLRLGMPASSLGGTRTIVSHVASTTHRQLADTDLARAGIAPSTVRISVGLEDPGDLVADFAQALDGLR; encoded by the coding sequence GTGACTGACTCGCAGCCGTCGTACGGAGAGGGCACCCGCGCGGTGCACACGCCGCACCCGCCGGCCTTCGAGCAGGAGCCGCTCGGCCTGCCGGTCTACCGCACAGCGTCGTTCGCCTTCTCCTCGGCGAACGAGTTCGCCGAGGTGCTCGGCGGTCGGGCACCCGGCTACTCCTACAGCCGGGTCGACAACCCCACCGCGGACGCGTTCGCGACCGCGGTCGCGGCGTTGGAGGGTCACGGTGTCGACGACGACATCGTGGGGCAGCCGTTCGCTTCGGGGATGGCGGCGATCTCGAGCGCGGTGATGGCGCACGTCGGTGCCGGTGACCACGTCGTCTGCGCCGCCGCGGTCTACGGCGGTACGTGGTCGCTGCTCGCGAACGTGCTCTCCCGGTTCGGGGTCACCGCGTCATTCGTCGAAGGCAACGATCCAGCCGATTACCGCGCTGCTGTGACCGATCGCACCCGGCTGGTCTGGGTGGAGACGATCGCCAATCCCACCCTGGCGGTCGCCGACCTGCCCGAGCTCGCCGCCGTCGCCCACGAGGCCGGCGCCCTGCTCGGCGTCGACTCGACGTTCGCCACGCCGGTGCTGTGCCGCCCGCTCGAGCACGGTGCCGACATGGTGATGCATTCGGCGACGAAATACCTCGGCGGGCACGGCGACGTGACCGGCGGCGTCGTCGTCGGCCGCCGCGACGTCATCGATCCGGTGCGGCACCTGCGGATCGACCTCGGCGGCGCACTCTCCCCGGACGACGCGTTCCTGCTGCATCGCGGTGTATCGACGCTGCCCCTGCGGGTGTCGCGGCACAGTGCGTCGGCGATGGTGCTCGCCGAGGCGCTCGCGACCCACCCGGCCGTCGCCCGGGTGCACTATCCCGGGCTGTCGTCACATCGCGACCACCCGCTGGCGACCAAGATCTTCGATGCCGGCAGATTCGGCGGGATGGTCAGCGTCGACCCGCACGGCGATCGCGACGCCGGAATCCTGCTCTGTGACCGGCTGCGACTCGGAATGCCCGCCAGCTCACTCGGCGGCACCCGCACCATCGTCAGTCACGTGGCGTCGACGACCCACCGTCAGCTCGCCGACACCGACCTCGCCCGCGCCGGTATCGCCCCCTCGACGGTGCGCATCTCGGTGGGGCTGGAGGATCCCGGCGACCTCGTCGCGGACTTCGCACAGGCCCTCGACGGGCTGCGCTGA
- a CDS encoding NUDIX hydrolase: MAARKIPAAGGLVWRGSSDRPDIAVIHRPRYDDWSLPKGKLHHNEHPVLGACREVTEETGCIPAMGRRLPSQRYKVPEGEKTVDYWSIRCLSGEFQPGDEVDRLDWLDPDAALDRLTYERDREIVRDFLAGPVPTAAILLVRHARAGDKSSWKDDDRLRPLDAVGAAQADRLRSGLACWAPVLVVSADRVRCVQTVAPLAADLGLTVGLEPALNEEACASDPDAAVERIRQLARNRGTTVVCSQGGAIPTIVGTLAKADGVDLSTTDAKKASTWALSFVGDKLVAAEYFRSFG; the protein is encoded by the coding sequence GTGGCTGCACGGAAGATCCCGGCCGCGGGCGGCCTGGTGTGGCGTGGGTCCTCCGATCGGCCCGACATCGCCGTCATCCACCGGCCGCGCTACGACGACTGGTCGCTGCCGAAAGGAAAGTTGCACCACAATGAGCACCCGGTCCTCGGCGCGTGCCGGGAGGTTACCGAGGAGACCGGCTGCATCCCTGCGATGGGCCGCCGCCTGCCGAGCCAGCGCTACAAGGTGCCGGAGGGCGAGAAGACCGTCGACTACTGGTCGATACGTTGCCTGAGCGGCGAATTCCAGCCCGGTGACGAGGTCGACCGCCTGGACTGGCTCGACCCAGACGCCGCACTCGACCGGCTGACCTACGAACGTGATCGCGAGATAGTCCGCGATTTCCTCGCCGGACCGGTGCCCACGGCCGCCATCCTGCTGGTGCGCCACGCGCGCGCGGGCGACAAGAGCTCCTGGAAGGACGACGACCGGCTGCGTCCGCTGGACGCGGTCGGCGCGGCCCAGGCCGATCGGCTGCGCTCGGGTCTGGCCTGCTGGGCGCCCGTTCTGGTGGTCTCCGCAGACCGCGTGCGCTGCGTGCAGACGGTTGCTCCGCTCGCCGCCGACCTCGGCCTCACGGTGGGCCTTGAGCCGGCGCTGAACGAAGAGGCATGCGCGAGCGATCCGGACGCGGCGGTCGAGCGGATCCGCCAACTCGCCCGTAATCGCGGCACGACCGTGGTCTGCAGCCAGGGCGGCGCGATCCCCACCATCGTCGGGACACTGGCGAAGGCCGACGGCGTGGATCTGTCGACGACCGACGCAAAGAAGGCCAGTACCTGGGCGCTGTCCTTCGTCGGTGACAAGTTGGTCGCCGCCGAATACTTCCGCAGCTTCGGCTGA
- a CDS encoding lysophospholipid acyltransferase family protein, which produces MTRRRAGFWIRLCVILIRPLDGLLFKIRWRGTENVPKSGGVILVANHVSYADPFTFVRFVWDSGRIPRILAKSSLFTIPVAGAILRGAKQIPVYRGSSEAGGSLRDAVAALDRGEAVCIYPEGTVTRDPDWWPMQGKTGVARLALATDVPVVPIAQWGPQFAYDRYHHKISLLPRKEIHTAAGPPVDLSAYRDKPVTGELLRDVTDEIMRGVRAQLAEIRQATPPDRFWTRPPREESGR; this is translated from the coding sequence ATGACCAGGCGCAGGGCAGGGTTCTGGATCCGGCTGTGCGTGATCCTCATCCGGCCGCTGGACGGGCTGCTGTTCAAGATCAGATGGCGCGGCACCGAGAACGTGCCCAAGAGCGGCGGAGTGATTCTCGTCGCCAACCACGTCTCCTACGCCGATCCCTTCACCTTCGTCCGGTTCGTGTGGGATTCCGGCCGGATCCCGCGCATTCTCGCCAAATCGAGCCTCTTCACCATCCCCGTCGCCGGCGCGATCCTGCGCGGCGCCAAGCAGATCCCGGTCTATCGCGGGTCGTCGGAAGCCGGTGGTTCGCTGCGCGACGCCGTCGCCGCGCTCGACCGCGGCGAGGCGGTGTGCATCTATCCCGAGGGAACCGTCACCCGCGACCCCGACTGGTGGCCGATGCAGGGCAAGACAGGGGTCGCCCGGCTCGCGCTGGCCACCGACGTCCCCGTCGTCCCGATCGCCCAGTGGGGACCGCAGTTCGCCTACGACCGCTACCACCACAAGATCAGCCTGCTGCCGCGCAAGGAGATCCACACCGCGGCGGGGCCACCGGTCGACCTGTCGGCGTACCGGGACAAGCCGGTGACCGGCGAGCTGCTGCGCGACGTCACCGACGAGATCATGCGCGGGGTGCGGGCCCAGCTCGCCGAGATCCGGCAGGCCACCCCACCGGACCGGTTCTGGACGCGGCCACCACGCGAGGAGTCCGGCCGGTGA
- a CDS encoding methyltransferase domain-containing protein has translation MTSTDPAGATTADGTRPRWDGSLYADNTAHHRRFDDAVLDGIDVPGTARVLDLGCGVGDFTLRLADIVPDGAVLGVDAAPDMVRVAGSRSDRANVDFLTAAAQQLATIVPETSFDAVVSVATLHWVPEADHPVVLDQIRRVLRPGGLFRAEFGGAGQISAARALLDEEASAVGGTPVPWFFPDADTYRALIEASGLSTSAGWVRLVHQRRSLPDADALLGWLRSQVLVGYDAVVPDAAAQQFRRQAESRAVSELRRVDGSFDQDYVRLDLRAHRAAEPAGRPAATADIAAV, from the coding sequence GTGACCAGTACGGATCCGGCCGGAGCGACCACCGCGGACGGCACCCGCCCGCGGTGGGACGGGTCGCTGTACGCCGACAACACCGCCCATCACCGCCGATTCGACGACGCGGTGCTCGACGGAATCGACGTGCCGGGCACCGCCCGGGTGCTCGACCTCGGCTGCGGTGTCGGCGACTTCACCCTCCGGCTCGCCGATATCGTCCCCGATGGTGCGGTCCTCGGCGTCGATGCCGCACCCGACATGGTGCGCGTCGCCGGAAGCCGCAGCGACCGTGCGAACGTCGATTTCCTCACCGCAGCGGCCCAGCAGCTCGCGACCATCGTTCCGGAGACGTCCTTCGACGCCGTGGTGTCGGTGGCGACGCTGCACTGGGTCCCCGAAGCCGACCACCCCGTCGTTCTCGACCAGATCCGCCGTGTCCTGCGGCCCGGCGGGTTGTTCCGGGCCGAGTTCGGCGGGGCCGGACAGATCTCCGCCGCCCGGGCGCTGCTGGACGAAGAGGCCAGTGCGGTCGGAGGAACACCGGTGCCGTGGTTCTTCCCCGACGCGGACACCTACCGCGCTCTGATCGAGGCGTCCGGGTTGTCGACGAGTGCGGGCTGGGTCCGTCTGGTGCATCAACGCAGATCGCTCCCGGACGCCGACGCACTGCTCGGCTGGCTGCGCAGTCAGGTGCTCGTCGGCTACGACGCAGTGGTGCCGGATGCAGCGGCGCAGCAGTTCCGACGGCAAGCCGAGTCCCGTGCAGTGTCCGAACTCCGGCGAGTCGACGGAAGTTTCGATCAGGACTACGTACGACTGGATCTGCGTGCCCACCGCGCCGCCGAGCCAGCAGGTCGTCCCGCCGCGACCGCCGATATCGCTGCTGTGTAA
- a CDS encoding cold shock domain protein CspD, with product MQGTVRHFDPRTGSGSVLLDDGRALDFDAAAFAAGGLRLLRPGQRVRLDRDAGRVVRVTLITLP from the coding sequence ATGCAGGGCACCGTGCGGCACTTCGACCCGCGGACCGGATCCGGCTCGGTGCTGCTCGACGACGGGCGGGCGCTGGATTTCGACGCGGCGGCCTTCGCCGCAGGCGGGCTCCGGCTGCTGCGCCCGGGGCAACGGGTTCGGCTCGACCGGGACGCCGGGCGAGTGGTCCGGGTCACGCTGATCACGCTCCCGTGA
- the cofC gene encoding 2-phospho-L-lactate guanylyltransferase — protein MKRLPRAKSRLFAAAAPDGVPGGREALALALAVDTVTAALASPVVARVVVVTDDEQAADRLERAGAVVVPDRPDAGLNPALAYGAAAAARLGTEDGVAVLASDLAALRPDELTGALQAAAAMPRSFVADASGQGTTLLAAVPGAELAPRYGVASRQAHLDSGAVELQGDWPSLRRDVDTPDDLQAATRLGIGAATRALL, from the coding sequence GTGAAGCGACTGCCGCGCGCGAAGTCCCGACTCTTCGCCGCGGCGGCGCCGGACGGCGTGCCGGGCGGGCGGGAGGCGCTCGCGCTGGCCCTGGCCGTCGATACGGTGACCGCCGCGCTGGCGAGCCCGGTGGTTGCGCGGGTCGTGGTCGTGACCGACGACGAGCAGGCCGCGGACCGGCTCGAGCGGGCCGGTGCCGTCGTCGTCCCGGATCGCCCGGATGCCGGGCTCAATCCGGCGCTGGCCTACGGCGCCGCCGCCGCGGCGCGGCTCGGCACCGAGGACGGGGTCGCCGTACTCGCCAGTGACCTCGCGGCACTGCGGCCGGACGAGCTCACCGGGGCGCTGCAGGCCGCTGCGGCGATGCCGCGCTCGTTCGTCGCCGATGCCTCCGGTCAGGGCACCACGCTGCTGGCCGCCGTCCCGGGAGCCGAGCTGGCACCTCGCTACGGCGTGGCGTCCCGGCAGGCGCACCTGGACTCCGGTGCGGTCGAACTGCAGGGCGACTGGCCGTCGTTGCGCCGCGACGTCGACACCCCCGACGACCTCCAGGCGGCGACGCGACTGGGTATCGGTGCAGCGACCCGCGCGCTGCTCTGA
- the leuC gene encoding 3-isopropylmalate dehydratase large subunit, with protein sequence MGRTLAEKVWDSHVVRQVEGEPDLLYIDLHLVHEVTSPQAFEGLRLADRRVRRPDLTIATEDHNVPTTGLGEPIADLVSRTQVETLRRNCAEFGIRLHPMGDQSQGIVHVIGPQLGLTQPGMTVVCGDSHTSTHGAFGALAFGIGTSEVEHVLATQTLPLRPFKTMAVTVDGTLPPGVTAKDVILAVIAEIGTGGGQGHVIEYRGEAISALSMEARMTICNMSIEAGARAGMIAPDETTFGYLKGRQHAPTDADWDSALDYWRGLRTDDDATFDREVHIDAASLEPFVTWGTNPGQGVPLSGRVPDPAEYDDPGERSSIEKALTYMALTPGTALRDVPVDTVFVGSCTNGRIEDLRAAAEVLRGRKVAKSVRMLVVPGSMQVKEQAELEELDGVFTAAGAEWRSAGCSMCLAMNPDRLEPGERSASTSNRNFEGRQGAGGRTHLVSPAVAAATAVTGRFTAPSDLS encoded by the coding sequence ATGGGCCGGACGCTCGCAGAGAAGGTCTGGGACAGCCACGTCGTACGGCAGGTCGAGGGAGAGCCGGACCTGCTCTACATCGACCTGCATCTCGTGCACGAGGTCACGAGCCCGCAGGCCTTCGAGGGGCTCCGGCTGGCGGACCGGCGGGTACGCCGACCCGATCTCACCATCGCCACCGAGGACCACAACGTGCCGACGACCGGGTTGGGCGAGCCGATCGCCGACCTCGTGTCGCGTACGCAGGTGGAGACCTTGCGCCGGAACTGCGCGGAATTCGGCATCCGGCTGCACCCCATGGGCGATCAGAGCCAGGGCATCGTCCACGTCATCGGCCCGCAACTCGGCCTGACGCAGCCGGGAATGACGGTGGTGTGCGGCGACTCGCACACCAGCACGCACGGGGCGTTCGGTGCGCTGGCCTTCGGGATCGGCACCAGCGAGGTCGAGCACGTCCTCGCCACCCAGACCCTCCCATTGCGGCCGTTCAAGACGATGGCGGTCACCGTCGACGGCACGCTGCCGCCCGGAGTGACCGCCAAGGACGTCATCCTCGCCGTCATCGCCGAGATCGGCACCGGCGGCGGCCAGGGCCACGTCATCGAATACCGCGGCGAGGCGATCTCCGCGCTGTCGATGGAGGCCCGCATGACGATCTGCAACATGTCGATCGAGGCCGGCGCCCGTGCAGGCATGATCGCGCCCGACGAGACCACGTTCGGCTACCTGAAGGGCCGACAGCACGCCCCGACCGACGCCGACTGGGATTCCGCGCTCGACTACTGGCGCGGCCTGCGCACCGACGATGACGCGACGTTCGACCGCGAGGTGCACATCGACGCCGCGAGCCTCGAGCCGTTCGTCACCTGGGGCACCAACCCGGGGCAGGGCGTGCCGCTCAGCGGCCGGGTACCGGATCCCGCGGAGTACGACGACCCGGGCGAGCGCTCGTCGATCGAGAAGGCGCTGACCTACATGGCGCTGACCCCGGGCACCGCGCTTCGCGACGTGCCGGTGGACACCGTCTTCGTCGGTTCCTGCACCAACGGGCGGATCGAGGATCTGCGCGCGGCGGCCGAGGTGCTACGCGGCCGGAAGGTCGCGAAGAGCGTGCGCATGCTCGTCGTACCCGGGTCGATGCAGGTGAAGGAGCAGGCCGAGTTGGAGGAGCTGGACGGCGTCTTCACGGCCGCCGGCGCGGAGTGGCGGTCTGCGGGCTGTTCGATGTGCCTGGCGATGAACCCCGACCGGCTCGAGCCCGGGGAACGGTCCGCGTCCACGTCCAACCGCAACTTCGAGGGCCGGCAGGGCGCCGGCGGCCGTACCCATCTGGTGTCACCCGCGGTCGCCGCGGCCACCGCCGTCACCGGCCGCTTCACCGCGCCGTCCGACCTGTCCTGA
- a CDS encoding HU family DNA-binding protein, protein MNKAQLVETLAERLGGDKKSAAAAVDAFVDTVIRSVAKGEKVSITGFGVYEKRVRAARTARNPATGATVRLKRTSVPAFRAGQGFKDVVSGAKKVAKAPAKSTTKATARKSAAKKAGTKTTARKAASRSTATKKATTARKTTAKKAGAAKKTTAKRTTAAKRTARR, encoded by the coding sequence GTGAACAAGGCCCAACTAGTAGAGACGCTGGCCGAGCGCCTTGGTGGGGACAAGAAGTCCGCTGCCGCCGCGGTCGACGCCTTCGTCGACACCGTGATCCGTTCGGTGGCGAAGGGCGAGAAGGTCTCGATCACCGGGTTCGGTGTCTACGAGAAGCGCGTCCGCGCCGCCCGCACAGCCCGTAACCCCGCAACCGGTGCCACGGTCCGCCTGAAGCGGACCTCGGTGCCGGCGTTCCGCGCGGGACAGGGATTCAAGGACGTCGTCAGCGGAGCCAAGAAGGTCGCCAAGGCACCGGCCAAGAGCACGACCAAGGCCACCGCCCGCAAGTCGGCGGCCAAGAAGGCCGGCACCAAGACGACCGCCCGCAAGGCGGCGTCGCGGTCGACGGCGACCAAGAAGGCGACGACCGCCCGCAAGACGACCGCCAAGAAGGCGGGCGCAGCGAAGAAGACCACCGCCAAGCGCACTACGGCGGCGAAGCGCACCGCACGCCGCTAG
- a CDS encoding NAD(P)H-dependent glycerol-3-phosphate dehydrogenase, with product MTRAAVLGAGSWGTAFAKLLVDAGGTVTLCARRPELAATIRDTGINPDYLPGIRLPESLAVTADPAAALDGTDLVVLAVPSQTLRVNLAQWSPLLGGDATVVSLMKGVELGSDKRMSEVIGEAGSVRADRVAVVTGPNFAREIAAEQPAATVIACPDPDRATRLQRDCQTPYFRPYTNADMIGAELGGAVKNVMALACGMAVGMGFGDNTKASLITLGLAEMTRLGAVLGAQPATFAGLAGLGDLVATCMSPLSRNRAVGEGLGRGENMAEATAETHGQVAEGVKSCRSVLDLARRYDIDMPITEGVVAVCHEGMRPAEMVKRLMSREMRAE from the coding sequence GTGACCCGGGCGGCGGTGCTGGGGGCCGGGTCGTGGGGTACGGCGTTCGCGAAGCTCCTCGTCGACGCCGGCGGCACCGTGACCCTCTGCGCCCGCCGTCCGGAACTTGCGGCGACGATCCGCGACACGGGCATCAACCCCGACTACCTACCGGGGATCAGGCTGCCGGAGTCGCTGGCGGTCACCGCCGATCCCGCCGCGGCGCTGGACGGAACGGACCTGGTCGTGCTCGCCGTACCGTCGCAGACGCTGCGGGTAAATCTCGCGCAGTGGTCGCCGCTGCTCGGTGGTGACGCCACCGTGGTGAGCCTGATGAAAGGCGTCGAGCTCGGCAGCGACAAGCGGATGAGCGAGGTCATCGGCGAGGCCGGGTCGGTGCGCGCCGACCGGGTGGCGGTGGTGACCGGCCCCAACTTCGCCCGCGAGATCGCCGCCGAACAGCCCGCAGCCACCGTGATCGCCTGCCCGGACCCCGACCGCGCCACCCGGCTGCAGAGAGACTGCCAGACGCCGTACTTCCGGCCGTACACCAACGCGGACATGATCGGCGCCGAACTCGGTGGCGCGGTGAAGAACGTGATGGCCCTGGCCTGCGGGATGGCGGTCGGGATGGGTTTCGGCGACAACACCAAGGCGTCCCTCATCACCCTGGGCTTGGCGGAGATGACCCGGCTCGGTGCCGTGCTCGGTGCGCAACCGGCGACCTTCGCGGGACTCGCCGGGCTCGGCGACCTGGTCGCGACCTGCATGTCGCCGTTGTCCCGCAACCGTGCGGTCGGCGAGGGTCTGGGCCGTGGTGAGAACATGGCGGAGGCGACCGCGGAGACGCACGGTCAGGTCGCCGAAGGGGTGAAATCGTGCCGGTCGGTGCTCGATCTCGCCCGCCGGTATGACATCGACATGCCGATCACCGAAGGCGTGGTCGCCGTGTGCCACGAAGGCATGCGCCCGGCCGAGATGGTGAAACGCCTCATGAGCAGGGAGATGAGAGCCGAGTGA
- the leuD gene encoding 3-isopropylmalate dehydratase small subunit: MEKFTVHRGRAVPLRNSNVDTDQIIPAEYLKRVSRTGFEDGLFAAWRKRDADFVLNRPEYDGATILVAGPDFGTGSSREHAVWALTDYGFRVVISPRYGDIFRGNSLKGGLLTVVLPEDVVQALWTLIESDPTVELVVDLENRTVRAPGIEVGFELDDYTRWRLMEGLDDIGLSLRHEEDISAYEQNRQPWMPVTQPA, encoded by the coding sequence ATGGAGAAGTTCACCGTGCACCGCGGCCGCGCCGTGCCGCTGCGCAACAGCAACGTCGACACCGACCAGATCATCCCGGCCGAATACCTCAAGCGGGTCAGCCGGACCGGTTTCGAGGACGGCCTCTTCGCGGCGTGGCGGAAGCGCGACGCCGACTTCGTGCTCAACCGGCCGGAGTACGACGGCGCGACGATCCTGGTCGCCGGCCCGGACTTCGGCACCGGGTCCTCGCGTGAGCACGCCGTCTGGGCGTTGACCGACTACGGCTTCCGCGTCGTCATCTCACCGCGGTACGGCGACATCTTCCGCGGCAACTCGCTCAAGGGCGGCCTGCTGACCGTCGTCCTGCCGGAGGACGTCGTGCAGGCGCTCTGGACACTGATCGAGTCCGACCCGACGGTCGAGCTGGTCGTCGACCTCGAGAACCGCACCGTCCGGGCGCCCGGGATCGAGGTCGGGTTCGAGCTCGACGATTACACCCGCTGGCGGCTGATGGAGGGTCTCGACGACATCGGTCTGAGCCTGCGACACGAAGAGGACATCTCGGCGTACGAGCAGAACCGGCAGCCGTGGATGCCCGTCACCCAGCCGGCGTGA